From Debaryomyces hansenii CBS767 chromosome C complete sequence, a single genomic window includes:
- a CDS encoding DEHA2C17270p (similar to uniprot|P53730 Saccharomyces cerevisiae YNR030w ECM39 Alpha-1 6-mannosyltransferase localized to the ER) produces the protein MYKYNKLLDIILLAIIVYHLLISPYSKVEESFNIQAIHDIINYGVFPQENISYNYDHNNFPGSVPRTFVGSLAIAGIAKVIQSFTSLIGLDNVIFKDQSQLNLQILVRCVLGFANGFAFMKIRDSINQLTLRDRISKRRGLIGFWFMILLISQFHILYYSSRTLPNFIALPLVSHAISKIIVGDMSGLTWLAFTGVVFRLEIGLFGVIIALVSSFVFGQSNISLNLIMLCVGTVVGLITTLTIDSYFWGYWLVPELVSFKFNIISGKSAEWGTEPWAAYFNKYIWQLFRPPIVLILTLPGIMHDPADDKISTASINKTPNEKKIEVTHPAKNSLRILFVSSLLFVVAMSFQPHKEWRFIIYIAPVLTLQAANGFANISIRWSTSVFNKLLVLICLAFMLIGILLSVVMGYISSFNYPGGDALLFVNNYISNNHDKEFLIHMDVASCMSGINRFGEIHNNSAITYDKTEDEFDLLTIWNDIDILITEVNLNEIDALHASSKLTYNPNNWKIIHSSDKYKGISVIPIIQLIKEQRINSYTIPALLTQIADEFIHIKFSTIRNLIQSMVIRSNYLYVYERVSPDEGLDELIEELKDQVSYKSKESDNPDLKEVDLHDLREDVNDEINILEEEFTS, from the coding sequence ATGTATAAGTATAATAAGTTACTAGATATAATCCTCTTGGCAATAATTGTATATCATTTGCTAATATCACCTTATTCTAAGGTTGAGGAGTCTTTTAACATACAAGCAATTCATGACATTATTAACTATGGGGTATTTCCGCAGGAGAATATCTCATATAACTACGACCATAACAATTTTCCTGGGTCGGTTCCTAGGACTTTCGTTGGAAGTTTAGCAATTGCCGGTATTGCCAAGGTTATTCAATCATTCACATCATTAATTGGTCTTGATAATGTAATATTCAAGGATCAGAGCCAACTTAATCTTCAGATACTCGTGAGATGTGTATTAGGTTTTGCTAACGGGTTTGCATTTATGAAGATACGTGATAGTATCAATCAGCTAACATTGCGTGATAGAATCTCGAAACGCAGAGGTCTAATTGGATTTTGGTTCATGATATTGCTTATTTCACAATTTCACATATTATACTATTCGTCTCGTACGTTACCCAACTTTATTGCATTACCATTAGTATCACATGCAATAAGTAAAATTATTGTTGGTGATATGTCTGGTTTGACGTGGTTGGCTTTTACAGGTGTAGTATTTCGGTTAGAAATTGGGTTGTTTGGGGTCATTATTGCGCTAGTTTCGTCCTTTGTTTTCGGTCAGAGTAATATATCtctaaatttgattatgtTATGCGTGGGCACTGTTGTTGGACTTATAACTACATTGACTATCGATTCCTACTTTTGGGGCTATTGGCTTGTTCCTGAATTGGTctcattcaaattcaatattatttctggTAAATCAGCCGAATGGGGCACCGAGCCATGGGCAGCgtatttcaacaaatatatttggCAATTATTCAGACCTCCAATTGTTTTGATACTTACATTACCAGGGATTATGCATGATCCAGCAGATGATAAGATTTCTACTGCCTCCATCAATAAGACACCAAATgagaaaaaaattgaagtGACCCATCCCGCTAAGAATTCTTTGCGtattttgtttgtttcttcattattgtttgTTGTTGCTATGTCATTCCAACCTCATAAGGAATGGAGATTTATAATCTATATTGCGCCTGTTTTGACTTTACAAGCAGCTAACGGATTTGCTAATATATCTATTAGGTGGTCTACATCAGTTTTCAATAAGCTTTTAGTATTAATCTGTCTTGCTTTTATGttaattggaatattattatcagtTGTTATGGGATACATTTCTAGCTTTAATTATCCAGGAGGAGATGCCTTATTATTtgttaataattatataagtAACAATCATGATAAGGAATTTCTCATCCATATGGACGTTGCGTCTTGTATGTCCGGTATCAATAGATTTGGGGAAATTCATAATAATTCGGCTATAACATATGATAAGactgaagatgaatttgatttgttGACTATCTggaatgatattgatattttaattacAGAAGTTAACTTGAATGAAATCGATGCATTACATGCAAGCTCAAAACTTACCTATAATCCTAACAACTGGAAGATCATACACTCCTCTGACAAATACAAGGGTATTTCGGTAataccaataattcaattgatcaaagAACAAAGAATAAACTCTTACACAATACCAGCCTTACTTACTCAGATTGCCGATGAATTCATACATATCAAGTTCAGCACGATAAGGAACCTTATACAATCTATGGTAATTAGAagtaattatttatatgtttATGAGAGGGTATCTCCTGATGAAGGGCTTGACGAATTAATCGAGGAGTTAAAGGATCAAGTGTCttataaatcaaaagaaaGTGACAACCCTGATCTCAAAGAAGTTGATTTACACGATTTAAGAGAGGAtgtaaatgatgaaatcaatattttggaagaagaattcacatcttga
- a CDS encoding DEHA2C17292p (weakly similar to CA4432|IPF5574 Candida albicans), translating into MSNTPLNELLHKTIKDLHTLHLYPTTQTDSSYETLLEETIHSILQLLNYHDKLYYELNLNVSPSCSEIGSLSLLYYLNKASLGLSCDSERITNLNIFSAIQSYQNQGISNRSSRSYVLKQLIKLLSFSDSTSDDKKPKRIKESFSTILIRFSELLDFFFKLHSESEQKLVYYINRCFNYELNLYSNLQDKLDSGMSLDEHDTEKMVSLLDEFIGNRSCEEKELNDNNGSTDTSIFSYESNEFPSPIGISASPLNFQCNDQNFSNLYQLFLQVSSFKKFHRDSQSSFNDYSKYIRIMINLYKKSANIDTMEINDFKYKELKFNYFYNFFLSGESIRESILPARFEEINKRVITKMVVFPESYYENRFELHTAIDRTTSDHLMQPEDNKIYSSYAESEGIDTEISDNVVGKWHNGEKKEGKWNNDDKAEQVHTQFNSFDLSYTKEDQLTLVNNLRHIIPLLNEFNFDFNNDFPLILKYYMHLLYHELPEIRNQEDMDFVESIVALVDTITDYENEDVTSEEYDIRDTVLRFYQLHTYLNKESLSHEELPRTILMKLAICDYYSNSQLKYSIFHKWNYKTLAISQLEYNLNYEWFPESDNTLKKKVLKRWFSKKLKLDKLGSATTSFYDQDILCKTFKDFWLLRSKDYGDMNDKAILRYEAKWLDLWYRKLNYTQGLQNQALNYDKQHLLKGHFKYFLINFHKNKDLSLIAFNNYEKLLYKDNLNLKKFIIKNWYAKMNLKIEPNYSSKNEELELPTITQLDVANNSIPPSTLSEKLHRLGNIERYIIFSKYFKILKYAKNIQSIYNETKLRNNTIFLEFFFSEQWLKKTKLQIKAKHSIQEKHLTIKSNTFLHWKEYKDLNCIANSFHRSNLLKVSFKRWKLESAMTSFTFNSRNRSCLKEISTSHKLRTYFTKWLLSYQLKCFQFKSELKLKSAALKQMGDKSKVNNDNASRAIRSDISNTNYKFLIRWIFNYRKNESMNEVSDLNLQRKYLNKIIGKLHLYTKDFASIMEDFSRDDMSGKYRLKFNDRLISLVAMRNWQSRYDSRFQNSANSKIKSFNDSIVIPNRISKYLILWVNKYNERETVVSYLDAECEKFGRTSSLRKVFLNKWVSATQRKLELNLLATRFETRLLTKKFLVIWYDQFLHVNRYLSELGDDFVSQKEFRKFRETLSNWSMKYIKNIERHHQSCELFTKRWQNVKSRSILELWIYKLRELQDEREISGKFLVDKEASMINNQSPLAKKSLTRNITRANNNEDPNASYLYTPLKPQSDRVPLTPHFTSGTAGGSPTKLQETTLRLKHERIDALRKHFGKVRATSTPRREHWRTSGDKNPSLESKSLIDRNSSRFIRLSPPKYNDYKPILPPKPPNFSIAEVPLTDSFSSNQGDTSPSKIPSTGANDDEKSIIETAKRMRRITPIFVPIDDDIDEPRFSPIKKLKEKLKNNLIEISPTKDTDRF; encoded by the coding sequence ATGTCTAATACTCCGTTAAATGAACTTCTACATAAGACAATTAAGGACTTGCATACACTTCATTTATATCCAACAACTCAAACTGATTCCAGCTACGAAACacttcttgaagaaacCATACACAGTAtacttcaattattgaattaccATGATAAACTTTATTACGAACTAAATTTGAATGTGTCACCAAGCTGTTCTGAGATTGGGTCGTTATCATTACTATACTACCTAAATAAGGCTTCGTTAGGTTTGTCTTGCGATTCAGAACGAATCACaaacttgaatattttctcCGCTATCCAATCGTACCAGAATCAAGGGATAAGCAACAGATCCTCAAGATCATATGTTCTCAAGCAATTGATTAAACTCCTTTCCTTTAGTGATTCCACATCAGATGACAAGAAACCAAAGAGAATAAAAGAATCTTTCTCCACCATATTGATACGATTTTCTGAGCTAttggatttttttttcaagcTTCATTCAGAATCGGAGCAAAAATTGGTATATTATATCAATCGGTGCTTTAACTATGAGTTAAACCTTTACTCCAATTTGCAGGATAAATTGGATTCTGGTATGAGTTTGGATGAACATGATACGGAAAAAATGGTTTCTTTGCTAGACGAATTTATTGGAAATAGAAGTTGCGAAGAGAAAGAActaaatgataataatggaCTGACAGATACATCTATCTTTAGTTATGAATCGAATGAATTTCCATCGCCCATAGGTATTAGTGCATCACcgttaaattttcaatgtaATGATCAGAACTTTTCGAACTTGTACCAGTTATTCCTTCAAGTATCATCATTTAAGAAATTTCACAGGGATTCGCAATCTTCGTTTAATGATTATTCCAAATATATACGAATAATGATCAACTTGTATAAAAAATCTGCTAACATAGATACAATGGAGATAAACGATttcaaatacaaagaattgaaattcaatTACTTCtacaatttctttttaagTGGTGAGTCAATCCGAGAATCTATACTACCTGCTcgatttgaagaaatcaacaaGCGAGTAATAACAAAAATGGTGGTGTTTCCGGAACTGTATTATGAGAATAGATTTGAATTGCATACTGCGATAGATAGGACAACAAGCGATCACTTGATGCAACcagaagataataaaatttattcaagttaTGCTGAACTGGAAGGCATTGATACGGAAATTTCTGATAATGTGGTAGGTAAATGGCACAATGGTGAGAAAAAAGAAGGTAAATGGAATAATGACGATAAAGCAGAACAAGTGCATACACAATTTAACTCTTTCGATCTCTCATATACTAAGGAAGATCAATTGACTTTAGTAAATAATTTACGACATATCATTCCcttattaaatgaatttaattttgatttcaataatgattttccgttgattttaaaatattatatgcATTTACTTTACCATGAGCTTCCAGAAATACGTAATCAAGAGGATATGGATTTTGTTGAAAGCATCGTCGCATTAGTCGATACTATTACTGATTATGAGAACGAGGATGTTACCCTGGAAGAATACGACATTAGAGATACTGTTCTTCGATTCTATCAATTGCAtacatatttgaataaagaatCATTATCGCATGAAGAACTCCCTCGTacaattttaatgaaattggCAATATGTGACTACTATTCGAATTCACAATTAAAATACAGCATCTTTCACAAATGGAACTATAAGACACTTGCAATAAGTCAGcttgaatataatttaaattatgaATGGTTTCCGGAATCTGATAATACTCTAAAGAAAAAAGTTTTAAAAAGATGGTTTAGTAAAAAGCTAAAGCTCGATAAATTGGGATCAGCTACGACAAGCTTTTATGACCAAGATATTTTGTGTAAAactttcaaagatttttgGTTATTACGCTCGAAGGACTATGGAGATATGAATGACAAGGCTATCCTTCGTTATGAAGCAAAGTGGTTAGACTTGTGGTATCGAAAGTTGAATTACACGCAAGGATTACAAAACCAGGCATTGAACTACGATAAGCAACATCTTTTGAAAGGccatttcaaatatttcttgattaatttTCATAAAAATAAAGACTTATCGTTGATAGCATTTAATAATTACGAGAAGTTGCTTTATAAAGACAATCTTAACctaaaaaaattcattataaaGAACTGGTATGCtaaaatgaatttaaaaattgaacCTAACTACTCTAGCAAAAATGAAGAACTTGAACTACCCACCATTACTCAGTTGGATgttgcaaataattctatcCCTCCTTCAACCTtgagtgaaaaattacataGGTTGGGTAATATTGAGaggtatattatattttcaaaatacttcaaaattttgaagtacGCTAAGAACATACAAAGCATCTATAATGAGActaaattgagaaataaTACGATTTTTCTCGAGTTCTTTTTCTCTGAGCAATGGTTAAAGAAAACAAAGTTGCAAATCAAAGCCAAGCATAGtattcaagaaaaacaCCTTAcgataaaatcaaatacttTTCTTCATTGGAAAGAATATAAAGACCTTAATTGTATTGCAAATAGCTTTCATAGAAGCAATTTGTTGAAGGTGAGCTTCAAGAGATGGAAATTAGAATCTGCAATGACCTCTTTCACTTTTAACAGCCGTAACCGCTCTTGTTTAAAGGAGATTCTGACTTCTCACAAGTTAAGGACATATTTTACTAAATGGTTATTATCTTATCAACTAAAATGCTTTCAATTTAAATCGGAATTGAAGCTTAAATCAGCAGCTTTGAAACAAATGGGCGATAAATCAAAGGTGAACAATGATAATGCATCACGAGCAATTCGAAGTGACATATCTAATACGAATTacaaatttttaattaGGTGGATTTTTAATTATAGAAAGAATGAACTGATGAACGAAGTATCAGATTTAAATTtgcaaagaaaatatttgaataagatAATCGGGAAACTTCACCTATATACGAAAGATTTTGCTTCTATCATGGAAGATTTCAGTCGTGATGATATGTCAGGTAAATACCGATTGAAATTTAACGATCGTTTAATTAGTTTGGTTGCAATGCGTAATTGGCAACTGCGCTATGATTCAAGGTTTCAAAATTCTGCAAATTCTAAAATTAAGTCCTTTAACGATAGCATTGTAATTCCGAATCGTATTTCTAAATACTTGATTTTGTGGgtcaataaatataatgagAGAGAAACGGTTGTTTCATATTTAGATGCTGAgtgtgaaaaatttggcCGAACATCATCCTTGAGAAAGGTATTCCTTAACAAATGGGTATCCGCTACACAGCGAAAGTTGGAATTGAATCTTCTCGCAACAAGATTTGAAACAAGACTTCTAACTAAAAAGTTTTTAGTTATATGGTACGACCAATTCCTTCATGTTAATCGATATTTGAGTGAATTAGGAGATGATTTTGTAAGTCAAAAAGAATTCCGCAAATTTCGAGAGACTTTAAGTAATTGGTCAATGAAGTATATTAAGAATATCGAAAGACATCATCAAAGTTGTGAATTATTCACTAAAAGATGGCAAAATGTAAAGTCAAGATCGATCTTAGAATTGTGGATATACAAATTAAGAGAACTACAAGACGAAAGGGAAATAAGTGGGAAATTTCTTGTAGATAAGGAAGCCAGTATGATCAATAATCAGTCGCCATTGGcaaaaaaatcattaacCCGAAATATAACTAGAGCCAATAACAATGAAGATCCTAATGCCAGCTATTTGTACACCCCACTAAAACCTCAGTCTGATAGAGTACCTTTGACGCCCCATTTTACCAGTGGCACAGCTGGAGGTAGCCCAACAAAATTACAAGAAACAACGTTGAGACTAAAGCATGAACGTATAGATGCGTTACGAAAGCATTTTGGTAAAGTCAGAGCTACATCCACCCCAAGAAGAGAACACTGGCGCACAAGCGGTGATAAAAATCCGTCATTGGAGTCTAAACTGTTGATTGATCGTAACAGTTCAAGATTTATTCGACTTTCACCCCCAAAGTATAATGACTATAAGCCTATTTTACCGCCAAAACCTCCAAATTTTAGTATTGCCGAAGTACCATTGACAGACCTGTTTTCGTCTAATCAAGGTGATACTAGTCCGTCAAAAATACCAAGTACTGGTGCtaatgacgatgaaaaGTCTATCATTGAAACTGCCAAAAGAATGCGACGTATAACCCCCATTTTTGTTCCAATTGATGATGACATTGATGAGCCAAGATTTTCGCCAATaaagaagttgaaagaAAAGTTAAAGAACAatcttattgaaatttcacCGACTAAGGATACAGATAGGTTTTGA
- a CDS encoding DEHA2C17248p (similar to uniprot|P53729 Saccharomyces cerevisiae YNR029c), with the protein MTNFKYIRKMDDIPDLVEELPDNGNQFAKGSNDNKLGAVGKSASPPVKQVKELDITDEKTKIPITIITGYLGSGKSTLLEMIGKSSKKRLAIILNEFGDSSAIEKAITVKDTENNESVQEWLDLGNGCLCCTVKDNGVLAIEQLIENSRGKIDYILLETTGIADPAPIAKMFWMDEGLSSNVYIDGVITVLDAQNILKCLDDVGGHWHRANKHLKVSQSVNADDLTEEELEDERKKLDEGLTTAHLQIALADTILINKVDTLEKESYDHRIKAIVDKVKGINSSTPIHTTSFGDIDLAKILDLHAFEANTEKLTESINYMNSSTYHDDRIATVTITFPFFENGEFNKVESFLQYVLWENTANNNPIEIHRTKGILVNKSKNEQLDVRVIQGVRDTYDIIEGGRLVDGITQNKLVFIGKNLTHDDLYTELQAYLRK; encoded by the coding sequence atgacaaattttaaatatattaggAAAATGGATGATATACCAGACTTGGTTGAGGAATTGCCTGATAACGGTAATCAGTTTGCTAAAGGATCGAATGATAATAAACTTGGAGCGGTAGGTAAATCGGCTTCACCGCCTGTGAAGCAAGTAAAGGAACTTGATATCACTGATGAGAAGACGAAAATCCCAATTACAATTATCACCGGATATTTAGGTTCTGGTAAATCGACGCTCTTGGAGATGATTGGGAAAAGCTCAAAGAAGAGGTTGGCGATAATTTTAAACGAGTTTGGGGACTCATCAGCAATCGAAAAGGCTATCACGGTCAAGGAtactgaaaataatgaatcgGTTCAAGAATGGCTCGACTTGGGTAATGGATGCCTTTGTTGTACAGTAAAGGATAATGGTGTTCTTGCTATAGAGCAGTTAATTGAAAACTCCAGaggaaaaattgattatattttgttAGAAACTACAGGAATCGCTGATCCGGCTCCAATAGCCAAGATGTTTTGGATGGATGAAGGGCTATCATCTAATGTTTATATAGATGGAGTTATTACGGTCTTGGACGCACAAAACATTCTTAAATGTTTGGACGATGTTGGTGGACATTGGCATAGAGCGAATAAGCACTTAAAAGTAAGTCAGAGTGTTAATGCTGATGATCTTACGGAGGAGGAACTCGAAGATGAGAGAAAAAAACTAGATGAGGGCTTGACCACGGCTCATTTACAGATTGCCCTTGCGGATACAATCTTAATAAACAAAGTGGATACATTGGAAAAAGAATCATATGACCATAGAATCAAAGCTATTGTGGATAAAGTTAAAGGAATTAACTCCAGCACACCTATTCATACAACAAGCTTTGGTGATATCGATCTTGCAAAGATCTTAGATTTGCATGCATTTGAGGCAAACACTGAAAAGTTAACAGAATCgataaattatatgaacAGCTCGACCTATCATGATGACAGAATCGCCACTGTGACCATAACATTTCCTTTTTTCGAAAACGGCGAATTCAATAAGGTGGAgtcttttcttcaatatgtGCTCTGGGAAAACACAGCTAACAACAATCCTATCGAAATTCATAGAACCAAGGGAATTTTGGTGAACAAAAGCAAAAACGAACAACTTGATGTAAGAGTGATCCAAGGTGTTAGGGATACGTATGATATCATTGAAGGTGGTAGACTAGTCGATGGAATCACTCAAAATAAACTAGTATTCATCGGTAAGAATTTGACCCatgatgatttatataCTGAATTACAAGCATACTTGAGAAAGTAG
- a CDS encoding DEHA2C17226p (similar to uniprot|P47045 Saccharomyces cerevisiae YJL054w TIM54), with translation MSENPEPSKGSTPNVEGAEKVNKPPVKKGWSNPALRMMGIPKISLPSRNWMIFWTLLASVGGGVAYDRYQQKQIRKKWMEKFEPLGEEAYRTDRIPRKLSVFIAPPPNDYLDSSMVYFRKYVKPLLNASAIDFDVFTENRQGDIRAAVAERIRELRIETNENAKKAQEEAKQEQYDASWTKFFKKDVPNFFTLKFQSNSKEDEALVSSNDLYSPKDVLGLYYLKEPIDAKRDDELNPMEAGGVICIGRGAYKEYMTGVHEGLLGPLEAPEEVRTITEVDPQVTENEPETAHNDNESKAVVELPVLPTDDLPADSVDKQDAVPETPSETAENTPNAEEGDNEKPVPKPFITPDEYPNATYAPEFQNVSLIMNKKNVPVIFEQPVYVFPLPIVSGFLNTHRKLYRFFTKRNVADDYGCRTSVVVQNVSRPFVYKDQFMAKEEELEWPKKWVATGKEKNSEWVQELVTDDRVTTRMKVFDVSLAAKSTDKPIDKPTNE, from the coding sequence ATGTCAGAGAACCCAGAACCATCTAAAGGTTCAACTCCTAATGTTGAAGGAGCAGAAAAAGTGAACAAGCCACCAGTGAAAAAAGGATGGTCAAATCCAGCATTACGAATGATGGGAATTCCAAAAATATCGTTACCATCACGGAATTGGATGATTTTTTGGACTTTGCTTGCGAGTGTTGGTGGAGGTGTAGCATATGACAGATATCaacaaaaacaaataaGAAAGAAATGGATGGAGAAATTTGAACCTTTGGGAGAAGAAGCATACAGAACCGATAGAATCCCAAGAAAACTATCTGTTTTTATAGCACCACCACCGAACGATTATTTAGATTCATCGATGGTGTATTTCAGGAAGTATGTAAAGCCTTTATTGAATGCTAGTGccattgattttgatgttTTCACGGAGAATAGACAGGGAGACATCAGAGCTGCAGTCGCAGAGAGAATTAGAGAATTGAGAATCGAAACGAATGAAAACGCTAAAAAGGCACAGGAAGAAGCTAAACAAGAGCAATATGATGCGTCGTGGACGAAGTTTTTCAAGAAGGATGTGCCAAACTTCTTCAccttgaaatttcaaagtaATTCCAAAGAGGACGAAGCTCTAGTTAGCAGTAATGACTTATACTCACCTAAGGACGTATTAGGGCTTTACTACTTGAAAGAACCAATTGATGCTAAGAGAGACGATGAATTGAACCCGATGGAAGCTGGTGGGGTTATTTGTATCGGAAGAGGGGCATACAAAGAATATATGACCGGGGTCCACGAAGGGTTATTAGGACCATTGGAAGCACCAGAAGAGGTTAGGACAATTACGGAAGTTGATCCCCAAGTGACTGAAAACGAACCTGAGACCGCGCACAACGATAATGAATCCAAAGCAGTGGTCGAATTACCAGTGTTACCAACTGACGACTTACCAGCTGACAGTGTAGATAAACAAGATGCCGTACCAGAAACCCCATCAGAGACAGCAGAAAATACTCCAAATGCAGAAGAAGGAGACAACGAAAAACCTGTACCCAAACCATTCATTACCCCAGACGAATACCCTAACGCAACGTACGCACCAGAGTTCCAGAACGTAAGCCTCATCATGAATAAGAAGAACGTTCCAGTGATATTTGAACAACCCGTTTACGTATTTCCGTTACCCATAGTGTCTGGATTTTTGAACACCCACCGTAAGCTTTATCGCTTTTTCACGAAAAGAAATGTCGCCGACGATTATGGTTGTAGAACATCTGTCGTCGTGCAAAACGTGTCGAGACCATTTGTCTACAAGGACCAATTTATGGCGAAAGAAGAGGAATTGGAATGGCCTAAAAAGTGGGTGGCTACTGgtaaagaaaagaattcCGAATGGGTTCAGGAATTGGTGACAGACGACCGAGTAACAACCAGAATGAAGGTGTTTGATGTCCTGTTGGCCGCAAAATCGACCGATAAACCAATCGATAAGCCTACTAACGAATAG